Genomic DNA from Hymenobacter jejuensis:
TTTCTCAACGACACTGGCTACATCGGTGGCTTCGAGCCGGCTGACATTGCGGAGCTGCTGGAAGCTATGGACAACAACTACTTAGGCTGGGCCGGGGCCATAACGCCCGTCATCATGGGCCACCCCGAGCGGCCCGAGCTGGCCGCGGAACTCAACAACAGCTTTTGCCGCACCGATCCGGCTATCGCCCGGCATTTTGCCCGCGTTACATTCTTGTCCGACAACCGGGCCGACCTGCCGCTGCTGCATACGCCTACGCTCATTGTGCAATGCTCCAACGACGCACTGGCTCCGCTTCCGGTCGGGCAATACATTCATAACCACTTGCCTAACAGCGAGTTATTTATTATAGAAACTTCTGGTCACTGTCCGCACCTGAGCGCACCGGAGGCTACTATTGCCGCCATCGATCGGTTTCTGGGTTCTGTACGTATTGCTTAGCTATGAGCGAAGCCAACGATGAGCCATTGCCCCCGCTGGACCTGCGCTTAACCCAGGAGAGTCTGGATGATCTTTACGACCATGCCCCCTGCGGCTACTGCTCCTGCCTGCCCGATGGCACTTTGGTCAAGCTCAACCAAACTTTGCTTACTTGGCTGGGCTACACGCGCCACGAACTGGTAGCCCGCCAGAGCCTACAACAGCTCCTGACCGTGGGCGGACGCTTGCATTACGAGTCCTACGCGGCGCCGCTGCTGCTGCTGCAAGGCCAGGTCCGGGAGCTTAGCTACTCGCTGCGCCGCAAAGATGGCTCTGGCCTACCGGTGCTGTTGAATGCCTCGCTGCTGCGCGATTTTGACGGCCTGCCGCTGGTCGTGCGCGTAACGCTGTTCGACATCACCGAGCGCCGCAAATACGAGCAGGAATTGCTACGGGCCAAAGCCGAAGCCGAAGCCCAACGCGAGCAGCTGGCGTTGGTCAATGAGCAGTTGGTAGCCAAAAACGAGCAGCTTCTCCGCCTCAACGCCGACCTCGACAACTTCGTGTACACGGCCTCCCACGATCTGAAACAGCCCATCAACAACATGGCGGGCTTGTTTGAAGAACTCAAGCGCACGGCTACCTTCCACGACCCCACGGCCGCCAACATGGTGGGAATGTTTGAGCAGGCGTTGCAGCAGATCCTGGGCACCATTGCGGGGCTGACCGAAGTGGTACAGCAGCAGCGGCAGATCGAACATCTGCCCGTAGAAGCAGAAGATTTACAAGCGTTTACGGAAGAAATTATTCGCAGCCTCCAGTCTTCGACCGAGCACGAGCCAGCCGAGTTTACGCTGGATTTTGCTGCGGCGCCTAGGCTGCGTATGGCCCGCCCTGCCCTGCACAGCCTGCTCTACAACCTGCTCAGCAACGCCTTGAAATACACCGTGCCCGGCCGTCAGCCTCACATTCGGATCAGCACAGAATGGGCCAATGGAGAGATCCTGCTCCGCGTGCAGGACAACGGCCGGGGCATCGATTTGCAGCGCCACGGCCAGGAACTGTTTCAGATGTTTCGCCGCTTTCATCACGATGTGGCGGGCTCGGGCATGGGGCTGTACTTGGTGCAACGCCTAGTGCACCAAGCCGGCGGACGCATACAGGTCGAAAGTACGGTTGGGCAAGGCACGACGTTTCGTGTTTTTCTGCCTCAATAGCTTTCGAGATGGGCTGACGAGGTTTTCATAACTATCTCACTACCAAATACTTGCCGTTGCAACAGCCGGCCGGCATGCACAAGGAATGCCTGCACATCGGCCAGATTTCGGGCACCGGCGTGGTACTGCAGCCACGCGTAGCCGTCGGCGTATTCTAGGATGCGTCCCAGCGCGTTTTTAAAGCACAAGCGAGCCTTGCTTCACGAAGCGGTTAACCAGTGGGCGGCTTGGCCTTCGTCGGCGAAAACCTGCGTGACAAAGGGCCGCTCGGTGGCCAGCATATAATCCACGTAAGGGCGCTGAGTGGGGTCTTGGTTGAAGCGCTCGTAGATGTAGGACGAAGTCAGGACGGCCAGTTGCAGGCGTTGCGGAGCCAGGCGAGCGGCAGCCAAGGGATAAAAAACGGTACTGGCCCAAGCGCTCAGTTCGGGGTCGGTGCCCTCGCGGCGACGCACGTCCAGGAGCCAGCGGGCGCAATTGTGCTGCTCAGCGGCGGCCAGCATGGCGTGGTAATCGGCTTGCAGCACGGCCAGTTCGGCATCTTGATTCCAGCGCACGATCAGGATGCCCAGGTCGGGGCGGTAAACAATCGTACGGGTAGCAGGGTCAGGGAGAGGCATACGAGCGGAGCGCGGAGCAAGGGCCACGATGAGTGTGAAGTGGCAACGGTAAAGGTAGTGCCCATGGCATTGGCATAACGTTCTTAGCGTTATATTCGTAGGAATATAACGTAAATTTTTAAGCCAAATCAATTTCGCTCTTTATATATAAGTATTTGATTATCAATTGTTTACATGACAAACTTTATAACCTATTCTGTGCCACAAAACTTACGCTTTCTAACAGCCGTCCTCATTGCCGGGCAGCCTTTGCTAAAAAGTGCACAGGCTCAGGCTGTCCCCTCCCCTCCCGACACAACGCGCGCGACCAGCATCGAACTGCGCGAGGTGGTGGTTGCGGCTTCCCGAGTGGAAGAAAGCATCTTGCAATCGCCGGTGACGGTGGAAAAGCTCAACGCGCGGGCGCTGCGCCTGACGCCTGCGCCGTCGTTTTTCGACGCCATCGAAAACGTGAAGGGCGTGCAGGTGATTACGCCCAGCTTGGGGTTCAAAGTCATCAACGCCCGGGGCTTCGCCAATACCACCAACGTGCGCTTTGCCCAACTCGTGGACGGCATGGATAACCAGGCGCCCCACATCGGCGGCCCCATTGGCAATGCGTTGGGGCCCAGCGACTTGGATATCAACACGGTAGAAATTGTGCCGGGCACCGCGGCGGCGCTTTACGGCCTCAATGCCATCAACGGACTAGCCAATTTTACGACGCGCAATCCGTTTGTGTCCGAGGGCCTGAGCGTGCAGCAGAAAACCGGCGTCAACCACCTCCGCGACGCGCATACGTCGGCACACCTGTATTCCGAAACCAGTGTGCGGTTTGCCAAAGTGCTCACGCCCAAGCTGGCATTTAAAATTAACGGCACGTACACCCGCGGCTACGACTGGATTGCCAGCGACCAAACGGACATCAACCCGCGCGGCAACGCGACCACCAACCTGTTCGGCACCGACAACCCCGCCCGCGACCCGGTCAGCAGCTACGGCAACGAATCGTCGGATCGCAGCACGCTGGTGTTGGGCGGCAAAAATTACTCAGTAGCCCGCACCGGCTACCAAGAGCAGGATGTTGTTGATTATCAGCTACAAAATGTAAAGGCCGATGCCGCGCTGCACTACAAGCTGAACGCCCGCACCGAGCTGGCTTATACCTACCGCCTGGCCGTGCTCGACAATGTGTACCAGCGCTCCAACCGCTTTCGGTTGCAGGATTACCGCTTGCAGCAGCACGGGTTGTCGCTTAGCAGTCCGGTGGTACAACTGCGAGCGTACCTGACGCGCGAAAACACCGGCCAAAGCTATAACCTGCGTTCGATGGCCGAAAACCTGGACCGCGGTTTTAAGCCCGACGCCCTCTGGAACCGCGATTATACCGCCGCCTGGAACCAAGCCGTTGGCAATGGCCAGACGGTAGCCCAGGCTCACACCACAGCCCGCGCCGCCGCCGATGCCGGGCGCTTGCAGCCGGGCACGCCCGCATTCGACCAAAAGCTGCGCGAGCTACAAGACATCAATAACTGGGACGTTGGGGCGGCCCTGCGGGTGAAAGCAGATTTGGCGCATGCCGAAGGCCAAGTGAACATTGCCGAAGCGCTGCGCCGCAACCGCCCTTCCTCCTGGCCTGCGTTCCTTGATTTGATGGCCGGCGCCGATCACCGCACGTACATCGTGGTGCCCGACGGAAATTACTTCATCAATCCGGAGAAAAACCGCGACCCGTACAGCAACCTTACCTACAGCAAAACCGGCGGTTTCCTGCAAACCGGCGCACGCGTATTTGGGCAGAAGCTCCGCCTTACGGCCACCCTGCGCGCCGACAAAAACGACTATTTCAGCCTGCGCTTCAACCCCAGGCTGACCGGCGTGTATTCGCCTTCGCAACGACACAACTTCCGGGTAAGCTACCAGAGCGGCTACCGCTTTCCGAGCTTGTTTGAAGGGTTTTCAAACGTCAACAGCGGGCAGGTCAAGCGCATTGGCGGGCTGCGGGTGATGTCGGATGGCGTCTTTGAAAACAGCTATTTGCGCACCAGTATCGATGCGTTCACGGCTGCCGTTTCGGTTTATCAGAATGCCAATACGCCCCCAAACGCTACCCCGGCGCAGCAACAAACAGTGCGGGCGCAGGCCATCGAAACCAACAAGAAGCTGCTGGTAAAAAACCCGTACACCTACCTGCGGCCCGAGTACATTCGGTCGCTGGAGCTCGGCTACAAGGCAGCACTGCTGCCCGGCGGCCGGCTGCTCCTGGACGTCGATTTTTACTACAACACCTACCGCGACTTCATTGCCCAAGTCGAGGCCTACGTGCCCAAAACTCTCAACCCCGATTCGGCCGCGATTTACCTAAACAGCAAAAGCACGCAGAACCGCTACCGGCTCTGGACCAATTCCCAGACCAAGGTGTACAACTACGGCGGCTCGCTGGGCGTGCGCTATGAGCTGCCCAGCGGCTATTTGGCCGGGGCCAACGCCACCTACGCCCGCCTCGACCGCACCGAATCGGGCGACGGACTGGAAGATGGGTTCAACACGCCGCGCTGGGCCTACAACCTGAGCTTGGCCAATGAAAAAGCTTTCCGCAGCTTCGGATTTGGGCTGAATTACCGTTGGCAGGCGCGCTACTATTCCCAAACTTTCCTCGTCAACGGCGACGTGCCGGCCTACAGCTCCCTCGATGCGCAGCTCACGTACACGGCGTCGGCAGCGAACCTGCGGTTTAAGCTGGGCGCCACCAACCTTCTCAATCGCTATTACCAAACCTACCTCGGCGGCCCCAGTGTGGGGGGCTTGTATTACCTGGCCGTTACGTTTCAAGGTCCTAAGGGCTGACAGAGGCACAAAACATAAAATACTTACATACAACGCATTACACATATAAGAGACATCGCTTACATGCTAAAAAGCCCCGGCTCTAAGAGGCGGGGCTTAGTGTTCTGCATGTGCTTTATAGACGCTTGCTTGCGAAAGGAAGTTGCCTCTGGAATGAGGCTAAATTGTTACGAATGGCAGAATAAAGACGGCGGGATCATACAGTTTGCTTGGCTAAGCGTTCTGACCTAAGCCTATACCAAATTGTTTCATCATCCTATGGACTTTTTATAATTTTACCTATAAATAATATAACACATTAACTAATCTTTATTGAATAGCAAATAAAACGATAGCAAGACCAATCCTTTATAAATCATTTTATAATCATCATAAATATAAAGCTTTACGTTATTTCGCATTCACAAACTGCGAAGTGTTTTTTGTATCTATGCAATATGAAAAACTTCTCCTCTTGCTTTGCTATCGGCGCGCTGCTTTTGGGTGTCGCTTGTTCTAAGCCCGGCCCGGACGATGCGGCGCACGACGCAGTGGGTCGCTATGTAAAAACCAATCTGCCCGATCCGGAGAGCTACGAAGTAGTACGGTTCGGACGAAGCACCTCGTTTACGCGCCAAGACTCGGCCGCCCACGAGGCCACGCTCCTGCACGACCACTTGCCGTACTTGGAAGCCGCCGAAGCCCGCGCTCTGGAACAGTACAAAAAAGCGGGCGAGAGCAACAAAGCCAGCTCGTTTTTTGAAACAGAGAAGGCTTACAAGAAAGCTACAGAAGCCAAATTACAGGCCCAGCGCGACGAAAAAGCGCTTACGATGGTCCGGGACACCACACGCCTTGGCACGCTGTTTATGCACACGTACAAGGCCAAGAATAAGTCGGGGGCTGCCGTTGTAGACAGCGCACAGTTCTTGGTGTATAAAAACGGCGCCGTCGAAACGCTTTAACAAGCCCTATAGATAAGTGTTTTATTATAAGCTACTTATGTAATAAGCGAGAAAAACTTCCTCATTGCGCTGGCGGTGGCAATTGGGCTGAGGAGGTGCACTATACTTGACTACACAAGCAAAAGGCCCCGGATACCGCAACGGTATTCGAGGCCTTTTGCTTGTCAACGGATTAGGTGTTCTATTCAGCAGATGAAATATTTTCCTCCCAGCAAAATCCAGACGGCTGAGCTTTGGCGTAGGTGCTTCCAAATTCATTCCATACCACACGTCCCCACAAAATGAAAAAGCACATCCTTTCTACCCTCACGCTGGCCTTGGCCCTTTCCGTCGGTATTACTTCTGCCTCACAGGCCCAAAGCAAGATGAAAGCCAAAGGCACTGACAATGGCATGGGCATGAGCAATACCAGCATGGGCAAGGCCAAAGGCGTCATGGTAGGCGGCGCCCTGATGACCCCCGACAAAGACATCGTCGACAACGCCGTTGGGTCCAACGACCACACGACACTAGTAGCCGCTGTGAAAGCTGCCGGTTTGGTGGAAACCCTGAAAGGCGCTGGTCCTTTCACCGTATTTGCACCTACCAATGCCGCCTTCGACAAACTTCCAGCCGGCACGGTGGCCACGTTGGTGAAGCCTGAGAACAAGCAAACCCTCACGTCCATCCTGACTTACCACGTAGTGCCCGGCCGCCTGACTGCTGCCGAACTTAAAAATGGCCAAGTTTTGACCACGGTAAACGGTGAGAAACTGACCGTTATGAAAAAAGGCAACTCGGTAATGCTGAAAGATGCCAAAGGCGGCATGTCGACGGTTACCATACCAAACGTAATCTCCAGCAACGGCGTAACCCACGTGATTGACACAGTATTGATGCCTTAATTGGCTTACAAACATCGTATTTATAAAAGCCCTTGACTCACTTGAGCCAAGGGCTTTTTTGTGTTTTAGCGGGACTACTACGTCTAGGTTTACAAAAAAGTTGCAAACTGGTATTAAAATATTGCTAGGTTTACGGTCAAATCGATCTCTCTTTAATGCAACAACACTTTTACACACTAATGCAACATTTACAGGTTTCTCTAACACCCTTGCGCTCGTTCGCAAGCGGAAAATGGATTTTAGTGCTGATGCTCTGGCTAGGCTTTTTGGGAAACTCACCACAAGCATGGGCACAATGTAGTAACTGCACTCAGTTAATCACTGGCGATAATAATGGCACACAGGGAGCCAGGAGGAATTTTGCAATAGGTAAAGGCGACGTATTTTGCATCAGCAGTGGAGTTACGTACACTGGCCAGCTGACAGTTAACAGTACAGGAACAGGTGCCACTCCTAGAATCTGTATTAGCTCAGGCGGTTTTAACGGCAGCCTTGTTTTAAATGGCCCGGTAATCATTGACAACAATACCTCTTTCGTTCTCCCCGCAAGCTCTTCCGTTACTTTCCCTACTGGCAGTTCATTTACCAACAATGTTGGTGCTACCGCTTCTTTTAATAACGTTTCCTTCGGCAGTCAAACTACATTAACAAATTCCAGCACCATTACTAGTTCCGGGACTTTCTCCAGCAGTGGAACAATCACCAACAACTACATCATCAAATCCGCTGGTAGCTTTACCAACAGCGGGACTTTAGCAAACCTGTACCTGATCATTGCCAACAGTGGATTCACTAACTCAGGTACCATTACAGGGGTTGTAGCTAGTGATAATGCTAACACAGGCCGTTTTGTAGTTAAGGGAGCTTCTAGTAATTCAGGCAATTTCGGAGTGGGAGCTTCCGGTGGCCGACTAGATTTTTGTGATGCCGAGCCCGGTGCCGGTGGAGGATTTAATTCACAAACTGGCCCTGCTGTAGGTTCTGGCGTATCCTTCTGCAAGGGAACCCTGCCCGTTGAGCTCGTTGGCTTTACGGCCAAAGCCAAAGGCAATGAAGTTGCCTTAAACTGGAGCACTGCCTCGGAAAAGAACAACGCAAAATTCGTGGTCGAGCGCAGCGCCAATGCCGCTGATTTCGAAGCGGTGCTGGAAGTGGCTGGCCGTGGCAATTCTCAAAACACCTCCGTTTATGCCGCTACCGACCAGCATCCGCTGGCTGGCACAAGCTACTACCGCCTCCGGCAAGTTGACCGCGATGGGGCGGCTACTTACTCGTCTGTGGTGAGCGTAAATGCCGCAGGTAAGGCGACGGCGCTCCGCTTGTACCCTAACCCTGCCACCGACCACCTGACATTGGATCTGCGCAACGTTCCCGCTGAGCGGTGCGCCGTGCAGGTACTCAGCCTGACCGGCCGTGTGTTGCAAACCGCCCAAGTAGCCGGGGGCAGCACACCCGAACTCAGCTTAAGTAACTTACCATCTGGAACTTATCTATTGCGCGTGCGCGGAAGCAGCTTCACGCTGGCACAGCGCGTTGTGAAGCTCTAAGTAGAACGAGCAGAACGCATCGGGTACTGGTCACGCTGAGTTTTGAGAAAATTGGACACGCTCTTAAGTACCTTCTAGCCCAGCAACCTACTTTGCAAACACAAAAGCCCCCGGCCTGTTGGCCGGGGGCTTTTGCGTTTGGGTGCAATGAACATGTTTGTTTCTGCAAAATATTTCTATAAATTATTAAAATACTACCAGCAATGTAATCCAACAATTCGCATCCAGTCTATACATTTATGCGCGCCTTTCTCGGTTATCTGCCCTCTTCATCTCCCGTAGCCAATAGAAAATGGCTTGCCGCACTGGCCTTGTCGGTGGGCTGTTTTGGCGAATACTCCACAGCCTGGGCTCAATCTAACAGCCGAACGCAGAATTTTGAGGGGTCTTCCAGCACAGGCTGGGGATATACGGTAAGTGGCAGCGGCGACGGCGGCTTCACCGATGCACTGCACGTGAGTGGCAACTACTCCTTCGGGGTGACCAACGGCACGGGCAACGGCACGGTAAGCAATACGCTTACTTTCGACAACGTGGGCTTCACCGATTTTACCAGCGGCCAGACCAACAAGCTCACCTTCCGGCTGGCGGTTTTGGAAGCGGGCAATAAGGGCGGCCTTGACCAGAACGGCTCTGTGGCCGTGGACGTTAGCACCGACGGCGGCGCCACCTTCACACCCACTATTATTATTACGGGCGCCCAAATCCCAAACGGCGGCAGCGGCCAGACGTTTGATTATGTGCCCATCATCACGTCGATAGCAAGGCCATTTCCGGATGTAGATTTACCAAGGACTTATTTGGTTAACAACAGCCAGAAGCCCAACTCGGTCGGCATCTATTTTGCCACTACCGTTCTGCAGGCCAAAGTACGGATTACGCTTACGGCCAATGCCAAAACCAGCTTACTCATTGACGATGTGACCATTAGCAGTGCCGGGCCGCTGCCCGTCGAGCTGATCAGCTTTACGGCCCGGTCCCGCAACGAGCAAGTAGTGCTGAGCTGGGCCACGGCTTCCGAAACCAATAACGCCCGGTTTGTAGTCGAGCGCAGCCACGACGGCGAGTTGTTTGAGGCGTGGCGGGAAGTAGCCGGCCACGGCACCACGCAGAACCGCTCCAACTACACGATCACCGACGCGCAACCGCTTTCCGGCACCGGCTATTACCGGCTCCGGCAGATGGATTTCGATGGTACGGCTACGTATTCGCCCATTGTTAGCGTAGGAGCCGGCGCCGGGCTTCAGGCACTTCCTACGCTGAAGCTTTACCCTAATCCGGCGGCTGACTTCCTTACGCTTGATTTGCGCAACATCCCTGCCGAGCGCTGCACTGTGCAGGTGCTCAGCCTGACCGGCCGCGTGTTGCAAACCGCCCGAGTCATGAGCGCTAGCTCACCTAAGCTGGATCTGAGCAGCTTACCGGCCGGCACCTACTTGGTCCGCGCGTACGGAAGCAACTTTTGCTTAACGCAGCGCGTGGCAAAGATTTAGTCAATCAATTAATATACAAATACTTATAGTTCACCTTTGATCGGCAGGCTATAGCCACGGCGTTTACAGATTTTCTGGTGACGGCCAACAGATAAGGCCCGTGCCCTACCAAAACTATGGCATTCGTGGCCTTCGCTACGCGTCAGCCGTATAAATCCTTGGTAGCCTCTCTCCTACCCATTTTTCCACTAAATCTCTCAGACCATGATTAAGTACACTGTTTCTGCTTTGGCCCTTTCGCTTGCCCTTTGTACCGCGGCGCAGGCCCAGACCACCAAAACCAGCGCCGACGGCACCAAAACCAAAACCACCGAAGCTGGCATGACCACCAAGGTGAAAAATGACGACAACGGCAACCTCAAGCTGAAAGGCAAAAACGACGAAGGCGCCAAAGTGAAGTCGAAAACCAAGGCTACGAGCGGCTCGATGGGCTCCTCGACGAGCGGTTCGATGGGCTCGGGGTCGATGATGGAAAACAACGGCTCGACCAGCGGCAACAGCACCACAACCCCCGCCGGCTCGATGAGCAACGGCACCATGAACAATGGCAACATGAACTCGTCGGGCACTGCCGCGCCCGTCAAGACCGATAGCGCTTCGGGCTCCGGTACCATGATGAACTCCGGCGCCGGCACGGGCACCACAACTATGCCAGCTGCCACCACGCCTACCACGACCACGCCTGCCACCACCACCGATACCGGCACCGGTACGGGTACCATGAATTCTTCGGGTTCGATGGGCACAATGGACCACGGCACGATGAGCGGCAGCAGCACCGACCAGATGTCGACCAAGACCAAGAAGTCGAAAGACAAGCCGAACAAGACCAAATCGAAGGATATGTAATCCTTTATTAATCAAATATTTATAAAAAAAGCCCGCCGGTACCGGCGGGCTTTTTTTATTAGGAGCAAGAACGAGACAGGTCGGGCCCTACGCCTCCGGGCAGGTAAGCACCGGAATGCGGCTGCTGGCAATGAGGCGGGCGGTTACGCTTGTGTAAAACAGCGCGTCCGAATACGTTTTTTGGCGGGCTACAAACGACAGCATATCGGCGCCTTCGCGGGCCGCCGCGTACCGGATGCCTTGCTCAATGCACGGATAGCGCGAGGTAGACACCGTGTGGGCCACGCCTTCAAGCAAGCCCATGTTCTGGATTTCGTCGGCTACTTCGGCCATCAAGGGCGAGTGTTCGCTGGTGTAGACATGGATGCCAACGACGGCCGGAATCAGCCGCGATAACAGCTGATCGACGTCGCCGGGAGCTTCGGAGAGCAGCATTGGCTCGCTATTCGACACCAACTGGGCGAGCAGCTCCGGCACCAGCCGCGCCGAATGCGGCAGCCGCACGGGAAGCCGGTCGGTGTCGAGCACCACCCGGCGCGGCAAACCGCGGTAGCTGTAGGTCAGGGGCACCACCAGCAGCGGTTGTTGCACCATCCGAATCAGGTGCAGCGCCACACTGGAAGAGGTAGTAGCGGCAGTCGGCTTCTGCGGAAACGCGTTGCCGACCACCGTTACGCTGTTGCCGGTGTGCTCGAGCAGCTGTGGCAAAGAAGGAGCCGCTGCCCCGTACAACACTTCGTAAGTACAGGGCACCTGCTGCTCAACCTGGCGGGCCAGGATCTGGAGCATGTCGGTGGCTTGGGCAGGCGTCGGGGCGGGTGTTGACATGGTCCAGACGCTGCCAACGCCTCGCTCCGCAGCGCTGGGGATTACGTGAATCAGGTTAATGCGCGCCTTCACGTGCTTGGCCAACACCATCGCATACTGCAGTGCATTCGCGGACGTGACCGAGAAGTCAGTCAGGACATTAAAGACTTGTAAAGAAGCCATAAGTGTTATAGAGCGATGTATAGCCGTAGTAATCCATATTCAAAATACGCAGATAACAGGTGCATGTAAATTAACATGGAATTAAAATGAGAATATTTATAATTAATAACTTTCAAGTATATCTATACTGATAAAATATCCTGCATTATTGAGACTTCTGCACTCCTTACAGTCGAAGAAGCCAAACTCCGTTTCTGGCTAAAATCCAATCATGACCTGAGCCCTAGTAGCCTGCTAGCTTGGCCGCGGCTCATGGTCCAGAATATCTTGATATTCAGCGCGATTCTTGCCGAC
This window encodes:
- a CDS encoding universal stress protein, coding for MASLQVFNVLTDFSVTSANALQYAMVLAKHVKARINLIHVIPSAAERGVGSVWTMSTPAPTPAQATDMLQILARQVEQQVPCTYEVLYGAAAPSLPQLLEHTGNSVTVVGNAFPQKPTAATTSSSVALHLIRMVQQPLLVVPLTYSYRGLPRRVVLDTDRLPVRLPHSARLVPELLAQLVSNSEPMLLSEAPGDVDQLLSRLIPAVVGIHVYTSEHSPLMAEVADEIQNMGLLEGVAHTVSTSRYPCIEQGIRYAAAREGADMLSFVARQKTYSDALFYTSVTARLIASSRIPVLTCPEA
- a CDS encoding sensor histidine kinase; this translates as MSEANDEPLPPLDLRLTQESLDDLYDHAPCGYCSCLPDGTLVKLNQTLLTWLGYTRHELVARQSLQQLLTVGGRLHYESYAAPLLLLQGQVRELSYSLRRKDGSGLPVLLNASLLRDFDGLPLVVRVTLFDITERRKYEQELLRAKAEAEAQREQLALVNEQLVAKNEQLLRLNADLDNFVYTASHDLKQPINNMAGLFEELKRTATFHDPTAANMVGMFEQALQQILGTIAGLTEVVQQQRQIEHLPVEAEDLQAFTEEIIRSLQSSTEHEPAEFTLDFAAAPRLRMARPALHSLLYNLLSNALKYTVPGRQPHIRISTEWANGEILLRVQDNGRGIDLQRHGQELFQMFRRFHHDVAGSGMGLYLVQRLVHQAGGRIQVESTVGQGTTFRVFLPQ
- a CDS encoding alpha/beta fold hydrolase, whose protein sequence is MEVLERHNVIVSGTGEQALVFVHGFGCDQRMWRLVAPAFEARYRVVLLDLVGAGQSDLTAYDPARYGTLAAHAEDVLEVMRALALPPAILVGHSISATIGMLAALQDPARVAALVMVAPSPRFLNDTGYIGGFEPADIAELLEAMDNNYLGWAGAITPVIMGHPERPELAAELNNSFCRTDPAIARHFARVTFLSDNRADLPLLHTPTLIVQCSNDALAPLPVGQYIHNHLPNSELFIIETSGHCPHLSAPEATIAAIDRFLGSVRIA
- a CDS encoding fasciclin domain-containing protein, whose product is MKAKGTDNGMGMSNTSMGKAKGVMVGGALMTPDKDIVDNAVGSNDHTTLVAAVKAAGLVETLKGAGPFTVFAPTNAAFDKLPAGTVATLVKPENKQTLTSILTYHVVPGRLTAAELKNGQVLTTVNGEKLTVMKKGNSVMLKDAKGGMSTVTIPNVISSNGVTHVIDTVLMP
- a CDS encoding T9SS type A sorting domain-containing protein; translation: MRAFLGYLPSSSPVANRKWLAALALSVGCFGEYSTAWAQSNSRTQNFEGSSSTGWGYTVSGSGDGGFTDALHVSGNYSFGVTNGTGNGTVSNTLTFDNVGFTDFTSGQTNKLTFRLAVLEAGNKGGLDQNGSVAVDVSTDGGATFTPTIIITGAQIPNGGSGQTFDYVPIITSIARPFPDVDLPRTYLVNNSQKPNSVGIYFATTVLQAKVRITLTANAKTSLLIDDVTISSAGPLPVELISFTARSRNEQVVLSWATASETNNARFVVERSHDGELFEAWREVAGHGTTQNRSNYTITDAQPLSGTGYYRLRQMDFDGTATYSPIVSVGAGAGLQALPTLKLYPNPAADFLTLDLRNIPAERCTVQVLSLTGRVLQTARVMSASSPKLDLSSLPAGTYLVRAYGSNFCLTQRVAKI
- a CDS encoding T9SS type A sorting domain-containing protein; amino-acid sequence: MQHLQVSLTPLRSFASGKWILVLMLWLGFLGNSPQAWAQCSNCTQLITGDNNGTQGARRNFAIGKGDVFCISSGVTYTGQLTVNSTGTGATPRICISSGGFNGSLVLNGPVIIDNNTSFVLPASSSVTFPTGSSFTNNVGATASFNNVSFGSQTTLTNSSTITSSGTFSSSGTITNNYIIKSAGSFTNSGTLANLYLIIANSGFTNSGTITGVVASDNANTGRFVVKGASSNSGNFGVGASGGRLDFCDAEPGAGGGFNSQTGPAVGSGVSFCKGTLPVELVGFTAKAKGNEVALNWSTASEKNNAKFVVERSANAADFEAVLEVAGRGNSQNTSVYAATDQHPLAGTSYYRLRQVDRDGAATYSSVVSVNAAGKATALRLYPNPATDHLTLDLRNVPAERCAVQVLSLTGRVLQTAQVAGGSTPELSLSNLPSGTYLLRVRGSSFTLAQRVVKL
- a CDS encoding TonB-dependent receptor, coding for MPQNLRFLTAVLIAGQPLLKSAQAQAVPSPPDTTRATSIELREVVVAASRVEESILQSPVTVEKLNARALRLTPAPSFFDAIENVKGVQVITPSLGFKVINARGFANTTNVRFAQLVDGMDNQAPHIGGPIGNALGPSDLDINTVEIVPGTAAALYGLNAINGLANFTTRNPFVSEGLSVQQKTGVNHLRDAHTSAHLYSETSVRFAKVLTPKLAFKINGTYTRGYDWIASDQTDINPRGNATTNLFGTDNPARDPVSSYGNESSDRSTLVLGGKNYSVARTGYQEQDVVDYQLQNVKADAALHYKLNARTELAYTYRLAVLDNVYQRSNRFRLQDYRLQQHGLSLSSPVVQLRAYLTRENTGQSYNLRSMAENLDRGFKPDALWNRDYTAAWNQAVGNGQTVAQAHTTARAAADAGRLQPGTPAFDQKLRELQDINNWDVGAALRVKADLAHAEGQVNIAEALRRNRPSSWPAFLDLMAGADHRTYIVVPDGNYFINPEKNRDPYSNLTYSKTGGFLQTGARVFGQKLRLTATLRADKNDYFSLRFNPRLTGVYSPSQRHNFRVSYQSGYRFPSLFEGFSNVNSGQVKRIGGLRVMSDGVFENSYLRTSIDAFTAAVSVYQNANTPPNATPAQQQTVRAQAIETNKKLLVKNPYTYLRPEYIRSLELGYKAALLPGGRLLLDVDFYYNTYRDFIAQVEAYVPKTLNPDSAAIYLNSKSTQNRYRLWTNSQTKVYNYGGSLGVRYELPSGYLAGANATYARLDRTESGDGLEDGFNTPRWAYNLSLANEKAFRSFGFGLNYRWQARYYSQTFLVNGDVPAYSSLDAQLTYTASAANLRFKLGATNLLNRYYQTYLGGPSVGGLYYLAVTFQGPKG